AAACGAGAGAACTTCTCAAAGGCGAACTTACACCTGAACAGCTAGAAAGAGTCTCTCTCTTTCGCCAGTCGCACGCAGCTTTTCCACCCCTCGCAAATGAACTTAAAATTAAAATTATAGTTTACAATCTCGGTTATCTGCCTGGTGGAGATAAAAAAATTACTTCACAAACAGAGAGCACGCTTGAAAGTTTAAATAAATCTTTGTCAATTTTGGCGCCTGGAGGCGTCATTAGCGTGACCTGTTATCCCGGTCATGAAGAGGGCTTGTTAGAACAAGAAGCTCTTCTTCAACTACTTACACCTCTCCCCTCTTCTGCATGGAGCGTATGCCACCATAAATGGCTTAATCGCAACCTAGCTCCTTCTCTTATTATTATTCAGAATAAAAATAACGCTTCATAAATTGTCTCTTAATTAGCAAAGGAGTACAATTATAGTACAAGAGATGAGAATCTCCTGTATACAAAAT
Above is a genomic segment from Chlamydiales bacterium containing:
- a CDS encoding methyltransferase domain-containing protein; the encoded protein is MFDNFALFSKPTDLAHSYWKKILGPGDSAIDATCGNGKDTLFLAKHIVEGGRVIGIDIQEEALAKTRELLKGELTPEQLERVSLFRQSHAAFPPLANELKIKIIVYNLGYLPGGDKKITSQTESTLESLNKSLSILAPGGVISVTCYPGHEEGLLEQEALLQLLTPLPSSAWSVCHHKWLNRNLAPSLIIIQNKNNAS